A portion of the Sus scrofa isolate TJ Tabasco breed Duroc chromosome 5, Sscrofa11.1, whole genome shotgun sequence genome contains these proteins:
- the KRT18 gene encoding keratin, type I cytoskeletal 18, with translation MSFSTQSSFSSYRSVQSPGHRVRPVSSAASVYAGAGGSGSRISVSRSSSVRGGSGWGAGMAGGLVGVGGIQGEKETMQDLNDRLASYLERVRSLEADNRRLEIKIREHLEKKGPQVRDWSHYLKTIEELRAQIFASSVDNARIVLQIDNARLAADDFRVKYETELAMRQSVESDIHGLRKVIDDTNVTRLQLETEIEALKEELLFMKKNHEEEVKGLQNQIANSGLTVELDAPKPQDLSKIMADIRAQYDELAQKNREELDKYWSQQIEESTSVVTSQSAEIGAAEMTLTELRRTVQSLEIDLDSMRNLKATLENSLREVEARYALQMEQLNGVLLHLESELAQTRAEGQRQTQEYEALLNIKVKLEAEINTYRRLLEDGEDFNLGDALDSSNSRQTIQKTTTLRLVDGKVVSETSDTKVLRH, from the exons ATGAGCTTCAGCACCCAGTCCTCTTTCTCCAGCTACCGGTCCGTGCAGTCGCCGGGCCACCGGGTCCGACCGGTCAGCAGCGCGGCCAGCGTCTATGCAGGCGCCGGGGGCTCGGGCTCCCGGATCTCCGTGTCCCGCTCCAGCAGCGTCCGGGGCGGGAGCGGCTGGGGGGCCGGGATGGCCGGGGGTCTGGTGGGTGTCGGGGGCATCCAGGGCGAGAAGGAGACCATGCAGGACCTGAATGACCGCCTGGCCTCCTacctggagagggtgaggagtcTGGAGGCTGATAATCGGAGGCTGGAGATCAAAATCCGGGAACACCTGGAGAAAAAGGGACCCCAGGTCAGGGACTGGAGTCATTACTTGAAGACTATCGAGGAACTGAGGGCTCAG ATCTTTGCAAGTTCTGTGGACAATGCCCGCATCGTTCTGCAGATTGACAATGCCCGTCTCGCTGCTGATGACTTCAGAGTCAA GTATGAGACGGAGCTGGCCATGCGCCAGTCTGTGGAGAGCGACATCCACGGGCTCCGCAAGGTCATTGATGACACCAATGTCACTCGCCTGCAGCTGGAGACAGAGATCGAGGCTCTCAAGGAGGAGCTGCTCTTCATGAAGAAGAACCACGAGGAG GAAGTAAAGGGTCTACAAAACCAGATTGCCAACTCTGGGTTGACCGTGGAGTTGGATGCCCCCAAACCTCAGGACCTCAGCAAGATCATGGCAGACATCCGGGCCCAGTATGATGAGCTGGCTCAGAAGAACCGAGAGGAGCTGGACAAGTACTGGTCCCAGCAG ATTGAGGAGAGCACCTCAGTGGTCACCTCACAGTCGGCTGAGATTGGAGCTGCTGAGATGACACTCACAGAGCTGAGACGGACCGTCCAGTCCCTGGAGATCGACCTGGACTCCATGAGAAATCTG AAGGCCACCTTGGAGAACAGCCTGAGGGAGGTGGAGGCCCGCTACGCCCTGCAGATGGAGCAGCTCAACGGGGTCCTGCTGCACCTGGAGTCAGAGCTGGCTCAGACCCGGGCAGAGGGGCAACGCCAGACCCAGGAGTACGAGGCCCTGCTGAACATCAAGGTCAAGCTGGAGGCTGAGATCAACACCTACCGCCGCCTCCTGGAAGATGGCGAGGACTTCAA TCTTGGCGACGCTCTGGACAGCAGCAACTCCAGGCAGACGATTCAGAAAACCACCACCCTCAGGCTCGTGGATGGCAAAGTGGTGTCTGAGACCTCAGACACCAAAGTTCTGAGGCACTGA